From the Xenopus laevis strain J_2021 chromosome 7L, Xenopus_laevis_v10.1, whole genome shotgun sequence genome, the window AATGGCAAATTCTTTGATAGACATATCATGATATTTACTACCTGCAGCCACATTTTGCAACTTTCATCCCTTCATACTTATATTTCATTGTTGGTACTCCTTTATCATCTATATAGAAGATAGATATAGGTTCCAATTGAGTGGGCACACAACAGGccttttttgtgacttttgggtTTTTGAAGTGCATCAGTGTCTGAATAATAGCATGCTTTGTAGGTGTTAGGTTATCAGTAAGAGGATAATAGCACTCTCCTTTGCATTCATAAGCATCATATTCCGTTGGAGAAATTATCCAGGAATCCCAGCCAATGTCCTTGAAATTCACTTTTAAGGACGATTTCCTGCAATAGTTACTTGCTTGACTTCGCTTGAGCCTCATCTTACCCATACCCAGTCCAGTATTCCTTTTTTTACGGTCAACGTTTGCATGTTTCACAGTGTGGTTTTTTGAAATAATTTGTGTGCTAATATTCTCCTCatgaaaaatcatttcctttctttCCAATCGTGTCTTCTGCAGCTTACTCCACTTGtcattagaaaaaacaagaagcaTTGGTGGATAGCGGCTGTTTATGTTGACACCTGTATCTTGCAATCTAAGATGGATATTCAGAGGTGTATCTGAGGCAAGAAAAATCTCCAGCTTATTCTGCATGCTACTTGATGCAATCCATCTTTTGACTGCCCTGGTAACATTAATTGACTGCCAGCCACTCTTCTCAATCTTTTTTGATTCTATTAATGATTTATCAGTGTACCTGAAATTTTCAAAGTGCTCTGCATGAAGGACATCATATACCATCAAGTGTCCATGATACCTTTTCCATAGAGATACATAAATTTTGAGCTCTGCTTCTGTCAGCACCTCATGCTGTGgtatggaaacattaaataatacaatGTGGCTCTGGAATGTGTCTTCCAAGGCAGATGATGACAGAATGTCTACATGTGAAAAAAGcaaattataacatttattattgcAAAAATGCACTCTAGTAATAAACATCAAGAGCAGTAAGTGGTTTCAATTGGAtagttatatgtatgtatttatatcattTGCTCTCAAAGGAACGTCTATCCTGTAAGCTTGCACTATTTGCTATCTACACCCTTGCTAAAATTCACACACCCCTTTCCCCAGTTTGTTACGTTTCTTGTGTTTCAGTGCCTAGAGGTTAGGTAGGATTTACTCAGGCAAAAGGCTGAACTTTTGGCAGAAGTTTGTCTTTTTTAACCTCAACTGTTGACTAAAAGTACACTCAAAGCTTTCTGTAGCTGTTCAGTGCTGTTTTATGTCTGAATTATTAGTATTAATGCTTAcactttgggggcagatttatcaagggtcgaagtgaattcgagggaattttcgaagtaaaaaatttttaaatttgaagtaattttttggaaacttagaccatcgaataggatactatgacttaaaatttacgatcaaaggattttatttgCTCTGTCTCATTATATATACTTTGAAAAATTTAGAATCACCGAAGGAAGTGTGAACGATGAATTTCTTATGGGCCTCTGGTAGCCGGTTAGGAGAACCATGTGCAAAacataaagatctgtttctcAGGGTAAAATTACACTTTTAGAATGAATACAGTAGTCAGTTACCAACAAGcaatatatattgcttttaataaCTGAAGATCAAATTGGATTAACATAGTCCCACAAGGTATTGCAACTGAAATTTCCAAAATggtttcttttaaaggaatagtaacaccaaaaactgaaactgtatcaaagtaattaaaatataatgtactgcactggtaagaactgtgcgtttgcttcagaaagactactatagtttatataaacaagctactgtgtagccatgggacagcgattcaagctggaaaaaaggagaaaaggcacaggttatacagcaca encodes:
- the gdf2.L gene encoding dorsalin-1: MKFVTLPVFLSISVILFETITNKPLHGWTLRDHRRQYEEGLEEIMSSFIENMKKEFLWGLNLSDVPSQDKMKKTPPRFMIELYERLAEDKTLKPVSDIIRSFSAEDILSSSALEDTFQSHIVLFNVSIPQHEVLTEAELKIYVSLWKRYHGHLMVYDVLHAEHFENFRYTDKSLIESKKIEKSGWQSINVTRAVKRWIASSSMQNKLEIFLASDTPLNIHLRLQDTGVNINSRYPPMLLVFSNDKWSKLQKTRLERKEMIFHEENISTQIISKNHTVKHANVDRKKRNTGLGMGKMRLKRSQASNYCRKSSLKVNFKDIGWDSWIISPTEYDAYECKGECYYPLTDNLTPTKHAIIQTLMHFKNPKVTKKACCVPTQLEPISIFYIDDKGVPTMKYKYEGMKVAKCGCR